One genomic segment of Cystobacter ferrugineus includes these proteins:
- a CDS encoding hemolysin family protein, whose amino-acid sequence MPTWVLWTACLALVFLRGFIAAAESALYGTSDLKAQELAASHRGAGGRILRHKTEREPTATALRVGMVLSGFLAAAIGAFVPPQLLNFTRLGEAPWLNVATVLAGALLVGLLATLIEVTMRGLANAGPERWALRLSGLVSLLVVLFYPPMRLLMGPINLVARGFGRTLRFEPPPPPLEELEKLLAAQAAKEEVDQSAPQLIRSIFELSDKRCRDVMVPRTEVVCVDLSTPSLEVLRLLAEENHSRIPVYRDDVDHIKGVLHARDLIPLLQHPELIVLQDVIRPAHFVPWLKPIGDLLREMQRQKIHMAIVVDEYGGFMGIVTLEDILREIVGDIGDEFEVEEKQVEKLADGAFLVDAAMEVDGFTQAFGFPLPEGDFDTLGGFLSSLAGHLPDVGERFTYDGWAFTVQAKEGARIDRVRMVKLKHPVKEATPRETPGEPPAGEPPGPRESASAEPKS is encoded by the coding sequence ATGCCTACCTGGGTCCTCTGGACCGCCTGCCTGGCCCTCGTCTTCCTCCGGGGCTTCATCGCCGCCGCCGAGTCCGCCCTCTATGGGACGTCCGATCTCAAGGCGCAGGAGCTGGCGGCCTCCCACCGGGGCGCCGGCGGACGGATCCTGCGCCATAAAACGGAGCGCGAGCCCACCGCCACGGCGCTGCGCGTGGGAATGGTGCTCAGCGGCTTCCTGGCCGCGGCCATCGGCGCCTTCGTGCCACCGCAGCTACTCAACTTCACCCGGCTGGGGGAAGCGCCCTGGCTGAACGTGGCCACGGTGCTCGCCGGGGCCCTGCTCGTGGGCCTGCTGGCCACGCTCATCGAGGTGACGATGCGCGGCCTGGCCAACGCCGGTCCCGAGCGCTGGGCGCTGCGCCTGTCGGGGCTCGTATCGCTGCTCGTGGTGCTTTTCTATCCCCCCATGCGCCTGCTCATGGGGCCCATCAACCTGGTGGCCCGAGGCTTCGGCCGCACCCTGCGCTTCGAGCCCCCTCCCCCGCCGCTCGAGGAGCTGGAGAAGCTGCTCGCCGCCCAGGCAGCCAAGGAGGAGGTGGACCAGAGCGCGCCCCAGCTCATCCGCTCCATCTTCGAGCTGTCCGACAAGCGCTGCCGGGACGTCATGGTGCCGCGCACCGAGGTGGTGTGCGTGGACCTGTCCACCCCGTCGCTCGAGGTGCTGCGGCTGCTGGCCGAGGAGAACCACTCGCGCATTCCCGTCTACCGGGACGACGTGGACCACATCAAGGGCGTGCTGCACGCGCGCGACCTGATTCCGCTGTTGCAGCACCCCGAGCTCATCGTGCTGCAGGACGTCATCCGTCCCGCCCACTTCGTGCCCTGGCTCAAGCCCATTGGCGACCTGCTGCGCGAGATGCAGCGGCAGAAGATCCACATGGCCATCGTCGTGGACGAGTACGGCGGCTTCATGGGCATTGTCACGCTGGAGGACATCCTCCGGGAGATCGTCGGCGACATCGGCGACGAGTTCGAGGTGGAGGAGAAGCAGGTGGAGAAGCTGGCCGACGGTGCCTTCCTGGTGGATGCCGCGATGGAGGTGGACGGCTTCACCCAGGCCTTCGGCTTCCCCCTGCCCGAGGGTGACTTCGACACCCTGGGCGGCTTCCTGTCCTCGCTGGCCGGGCACCTGCCGGACGTGGGCGAGCGCTTCACCTACGACGGCTGGGCCTTCACGGTGCAGGCGAAGGAGGGGGCGCGCATCGACCGGGTGCGGATGGTGAAGCTCAAGCATCCCGTCAAGGAGGCCACGCCCCGGGAAACGCCGGGAGAGCCGCCCGCGGGCGAGCCGCCGGGTCCGAGGGAGTCCGCGTCCGCCGAGCCCAAGAGCTGA